The region CGGGTTCATCGGTGGAGGACTCGCAACAGTTGTTTGCTCGGTACCTCTGGCAGAGACCTGTTGGAGACggatggaggatggatgggtCATGCGCATCCAGGCGCGCGGAAGGGAGATCTGACCTGCTTGGTGTTTGGATGCCCAGTGCCAATGATTCTACGTGAAGTAGGGTCACACTTTGTCATCGTTGGCCCGGCTTAtgtccttggcatcatgCAAGCAGAAGAGGTATTAGGCCTCAAGATGAAAATGGGCTTATTGGAAGAAAGGGACAGCACTGGCCCCGAAGGTTTCGTTCATGAGTGCTATCGTGTAAGGAATTTTGAGATCCGATAGTCCATAAACCGCGCAAGACGTATCGAAGAAATGACCGCGAGGTTATTAGCCAGCAAATCTGAGCGgtccgctgatgcagagagatagttCAAGTTGTATTCCGTTGACGAGATGATTACTAAGATCAAGACACATTCTCACAACAAGATCAAGTAGTTCATTTCGGACTCAGATGGGATCCTTTTAATAGCCAAGGAGCCAAATGGACTGAAGCAATCTTCGAATCTTTATACGATGAGAGCTAGTGTTTCCCGTCGACCACCAGCTGCGCAACAggaaacagaccagacacttaTAGGCTTACCCGGCTCACCAGACCCGAATGTCGCGCGATTTGCTGCAGCGGGAGAACTACATTCGCAAGTTCCTCAGGGTCCCATCTAGGGAAGCCCAGCTTGAGAGATCGCGCCGATTCGCTGCGCCGGCCAAGTTCACATGTATTGTTCTACAAATCTCAACAAGGTGTCTAGTTGCTAGCCTCGAATTCTTTCGCTTCATATTTGTCGCCTCGAAGCTTAAATTGTTCTTTGAGAGCTCAAGATGCAGGTCTTTCTGGCAAGTCAACTGCCCGTGTATAAAGTCCGGGAGTTTTAATAAAGCTCTTGATTTCTCAACCGGACTTGTTTCATAATGTCGAGTGACTCAGGTCTTTGCGCGGGGCAGAGTCATTCTGCTTACTACGCTTTCGTGccccttcaatgttcctcaAATTGTGACCCAACAGGCTCAGTCGCGCCAACAGCAATTGCTCCTTTTGTCTTTCTCCAGGCGCACCTACTTCTGTCTCTACATGCCCATTCACAAAAGACTTATTGCAGACCTCAAGCCTTTGGCGTCTTCTGTGGCACACCTGCTGTTGATGATTGGCAATGAGGTAGGCAGACCTTGTAGACATACACCACCCGAATGATGAACTAACATCTCCTCAGCTCAACTACACCGTACGCCCTTACTAGCAGCGCGGCTGGGACCCCGTTTCCCTCCCTTGCAGGTCGAACTCTGGACTTGAAAACATCTTGCGGGAAAGACGTTCAAGTTACCGTCACACGCGTATGCTCAGTTACGATGTCACCTGTCATGGAAGTGCAACTGAGAACGTCAAATGGATTCAGGACAGCTATTCTCAAGCTATTCGATCAATGTTTTGGAGTGTCCCGCAAGCAGCATCCGTATAaccaacaagcagcagctgcgTGGCAAGACTGTGTTCGCTCTGGCTTAGCGAAAAGACTCGTTGATGAATTCCAACAGGATGAAAACAATATCAGAAAGGCGCGTTTTGGAGACACtgttgacgacgacgctgacgacgacgaagaagatgaggataaagaagaatcagaatcagaatcagaatcagaagatgatgaagaagatgaccTCAGAGTGTGGGAAGCTATAATATACCACAGGTCTCAGAAACAATACGAAAGAGAAGTTCGAGCTTACAGCAAACTAAAAGCACTTCAAGGCCGATGCATTCCAAGATTCATCAATTCAGTCATTTACAGCCGACCAGGAGCACCTACAGATCTTCCAGCAGCATACTTTCAAGTTCCAGGTATACTACTCGAATGTATTGACAGCTTCCCCCTTTCAAAACTTACAACAAAGGTCCCATATCAGCCATTTCTTTGGGAAAAGATAATAGAAAGCGCAGTTGATGTGGTTCGTGAAGTTAATACAGCTGGGGTTGTGCATCATGACTGTCAACCTCGGAATATGCTGGTAGCGCAGAGAGATGGCGCTTTTCAGTTATACTTGATTGATTTCGCACAGTGTGCATTTGAGGAGGATTACAAGGACACAGAGGACCTATCGGATGAGAATGGATATGCACATATTGTGCACCTGAATGATAATGCTGTGGGTATCGCGGTTCTTATGGACCAAAGGGTAAAGAGGGAGACATCTTATACACTTCGCCTTAAGACGCTAGAGGATTTAAAGCAACTAGCTTAGCTTTAATTAGTGGTTTGAGATGAGGCTGAGGCTCAATGGTTGCCGGATCATAACAGCCGTCAACCACTTTGACCTTTGTTACCTGTGATATTGGGGCTTTCATCCTCATAGAGTTGACCGGCAGCATCAAACCCATGAGTGTTTCCTACCATGTTTATCATCCTTGTGACGGAAACTCGTTAGCAACAAACACACTAAATAAAGGTCATCTCCTCTGCCCATCCATTATCTCACACTGGTGTCAAATACATCTGCAAAGGCGGCTTCTCCCAAAACAAATAATTCTTCTGTCCCTCCAACCAGCCCTTCCCATCCTCTTCAATCCGTAAATCAAACGCCCAGGTCAACCGCGCCAGAatcaacctcatctccgCATATGCCAAGTTCTGTCCAATGCAGTTCCGCGGCCCAACCAAGAACGGATTAACCACATCCAGCCTGTCATTCTTATGCCTCCCCACGCCAGGATTGGCAAACCGCTCTGGACAGAAGGAGTATGGATCCTCAAAGTATTCCGAATCGTGATACGCTGCCCATTGCCAGACACTTACTGTCGTGCCTGCAGGTACAAACGTCCCGGCGATTTCTGCGCCTCCCTTAGGTGTAAGTCGTGGAGCTGCTCCCGCCACTGGCGGATAACACCTCAAACTCTCCTGTAATACGGCCGTCAAGTAGGACAACTTATTCACAGTTGTAAGTGTAATGTCGCCTTCCGTCTCGAACAAGCCCCGTACTTCGTTCTTCAACTTTTCCATGACGCCGGGATTAGCGGTGAGAAGATACAGCGCCCCCGTCAGCAAGGTGGCACTTGTTTCGCTCCCTGCGACGATTAACAAACTCCCATTCTCTACAAGTTCGTCCATGGCCATCCCACTCTTGATTAAGCCGTCCAAGAAGTCATTTCTTCCGGTTCCCAGCTCCACCCGCTGCCGGGTTTTGGACTTGGTCAACTCTACGTGCAGAGCTAGCTCCCTTTCTCCAACTTTCAACTTTCTCATAAAGAAGATTGCTACCCGTAGAATGCCGAGTGCCTTGAGAGCATGTATCCTGCTCATGTTTTTCACTGTTCCAAGGATGAGTTTAACCCACGGGTGGTAGCCGCTTCTGCTTAGACAGCCAAAGTCGGACCCAAATGCTAGATTCCCTATTAAGTCGAATGTAGTATAGGCCATCCATTTTGTCATGTCAACAGGGACGGAATCGCCGTTAGAGTTGGTGCAGTTCTCACGTAGGCGTCTCATTAGTAGAGACACATACGTGTCTAGGACCGGTTCTTGGGCCATCAATGCGCGCTCGCTGAATCCCGGAGCTAGTAACTTCCTCGTTATGTCGTGACTTTCTCGGTGGGAGCTAAGTAGAGATGTTGTGGTGATGTCCGTGGCATTGTAGTATTTCATGTCGTGTGGAAGTTCGTGTGTGCCAGGCTTGCGGGCGTAGATATCTCTCCAAGCCTGTGGGTTGATGAAAGCTAGTTCATTTGGTGCAATACGGATGATTGGGCCATATTTGTTGTGCATGTCTGTGATATGAAATGGGAGCGTGCCGCTTAGAAGGTGATATGTCTTTGGGAGGACGGATGCCCGGTTGGTGAGAGGGCCGGGGAAGCGACGGAGTGGGTGGAGGA is a window of Pochonia chlamydosporia 170 chromosome 5, whole genome shotgun sequence DNA encoding:
- a CDS encoding protein kinase-like protein (similar to Metarhizium robertsii ARSEF 23 XP_007823979.2) gives rise to the protein MSPVMEVQLRTSNGFRTAILKLFDQCFGVSRKQHPYNQQAAAAWQDCVRSGLAKRLVDEFQQDENNIRKARFGDTVDDDADDDEEDEDKEESESESESEDDEEDDLRVWEAIIYHRSQKQYEREVRAYSKLKALQGRCIPRFINSVIYSRPGAPTDLPAAYFQVPGILLECIDSFPLSKLTTKVPYQPFLWEKIIESAVDVVREVNTAGVVHHDCQPRNMLVAQRDGAFQLYLIDFAQCAFEEDYKDTEDLSDENGYAHIVHLNDNAVGIAVLMDQRVKRETSYTLRLKTLEDLKQLA
- a CDS encoding cytochrome p450 protein (similar to Eutypa lata UCREL1 XP_007790309.1); protein product: MNLILTVFAIGALYIAIRLVYNVFLHPLRRFPGPLTNRASVLPKTYHLLSGTLPFHITDMHNKYGPIIRIAPNELAFINPQAWRDIYARKPGTHELPHDMKYYNATDITTTSLLSSHRESHDITRKLLAPGFSERALMAQEPVLDTYVSLLMRRLRENCTNSNGDSVPVDMTKWMAYTTFDLIGNLAFGSDFGCLSRSGYHPWVKLILGTVKNMSRIHALKALGILRVAIFFMRKLKVGERELALHVELTKSKTRQRVELGTGRNDFLDGLIKSGMAMDELVENGSLLIVAGSETSATLLTGALYLLTANPGVMEKLKNEVRGLFETEGDITLTTVNKLSYLTAVLQESLRCYPPVAGAAPRLTPKGGAEIAGTFVPAGTTVSVWQWAAYHDSEYFEDPYSFCPERFANPGVGRHKNDRLDVVNPFLVGPRNCIGQNLAYAEMRLILARLTWAFDLRIEEDGKGWLEGQKNYLFWEKPPLQMYLTPV